One stretch of Toxoplasma gondii ME49 chromosome XI, whole genome shotgun sequence DNA includes these proteins:
- a CDS encoding hypothetical protein (encoded by transcript TGME49_307020), translating to MDGVSRQKSLPTAPPPGQLSTSPGETPILGGQKERTDGPRVPVPAGETAPERVRIKGPSVVGDLKTNLDDIKSSLVSYYSRLYSGSSPSIEERLDALSFQSQNPESPSRWLRRRQREKRFEAMAETSEDSMRDHLSGGRDVASARRRCDEPAVGQRSSRTSGEVYDMLRDLRLKCETASLKLNTISDDLYPQISNPNLREWEYTTTPLGRRRPQFGDQTELRHHATSLYRHLHTQAEINQSRINNLQSKMKILYMQTKSEMMKHQQDPRVGL from the exons ATGGACGGTGTGTCTCGTCAAAAATCGCTGCCGACTGCTCCCCCGCCAGGTCAGTTGAGTACCTCACCGGGAGAGACGCCTATTCTCGGGGGTCAAAAGGAGCGGACCGATGGGCCGCGAGTCCCGGTACctgcgggagagacagctcCGGAACGTGTGCGTATCAAGGGTCCGAGCGTCGTAGGCGACCTAAAAACAAATCTGGATGACATCaagtcttctctcgtttcttaCTACAGTCGACTATACTCTGGAAGCTCTCCGTCCATTGAGGAACGCCTTGACGCGCTGTCATTTCAGAGCCAGAATCCGGAATCACCATCCCGATGGTTGCGTCgtcgacaaagagagaagaggttCGAGGCCATGGCTGAAACGTCCGAGGACTCCATGCGGGACCATCTCAGTGGCGGGA GAGACGTCGCAAGTGCAAGGCGGCGGTGCGATGAACCCGCTGTTGGACAGCGGAGTTCCAGGACCAGCGGCGAGGTATACGACATGTTGCGAGATCTTCGTCTGAAATGTGAGACGGCTTCGCTGAAGCTCAACACGATTTCTGACGATCTGTACCCGCAGATTTCCAATCCCAACCTGCGGGAGTGGGAATATACGACGACTCCTCTG GGACGACGCCGACCACAATTCGGCGATCAAACGGAACTTCGCCACCATGCTACAAGTCTGTATCGCCATTTACACACACAGGCTGAAATAAATCAAAGCCGAATCAACAACCTACAGTCAAAAATGAAGATCTTGTACATGCAGACAAAGTCGGAGATGATGAAACACCAACAGGACCCAAGAGTGGGTTTGTGA
- the PNP gene encoding Purine nucleoside phosphorylase (encoded by transcript TGME49_307030), with protein sequence MTVLCSPRCSVRLLHLRRQKLRPVQQTFPTALGSGRNKNSKVESLSGSRGVSQLFNCSWLVEFPFDPLLHSVTLWAPSLSLSTMQGMEVQPHIRLRKEDVEPVVIIVGDPARTEEVANMCEKKQELAYNREYRSFRVVYDSQPITVISHGIGCPGTSIAIEELAYLGAKVIIRAGTCGSLKPKTLKQGDVCVTYAAVNETGLISNILPEGFPCVATPHVYQALMDAAKELGIEAASGIGVTQDYFYQNGILPSKLEMYSKCCDVIDMEMSGVLGLCQARGIATCGILAVDGSPLQWDEGDYDATGVKATTGKENMIKITLKACANLRRQY encoded by the exons ATGACGGTTCTGTGTTCCCCACGTTGTTCCGTCCGTCTTCTGCACCTGCGTCGGCAAAAGCTGCGTCCGGTGCAGCAGACTTTCCCCACCGCGCTGGGAAGTGGACGAAACAAAAACAGTAAAGTTGAATCGTTGTCTGGCAGTCGAGGAGTCTCACAACTGTTCAACTGTTCGTGGCTGGTGGAGTTTCCTTTTGATCCCCTTTTGCATTCCGTCACCCTGTGGGCCCCATCTCTTTCACTAAGCACGATGCAGGGCATGGAAGTTCAGCCTCACATCAGACTCCGCAAG GAGGATGTGGAGCCGGTCGTCATTATTGTTGGTGACCCTGCGCGGACGGAGGAAGTCGCAAACATGtgcgagaaaaagcaggagTTGGCATACAACCGTGAATACCGGTCTTTCAGAGTCGTGTACGACAGCCAGCCCATCACTGTGATCTCTCACGGTATTGGCTGCCCGGGTACTTCGATCGCCATCGAAGAACTGGCGTATCTTGGCGCTAAGGTGATCATTCGCGCGGGCACGTGCGGAAGCTTGAAGCCGAAGACACTGAAGCAAGGAGACGTGTGTGTTACCTACGCAGCGGTCAATGAAACTGGTCTCATTTCAAACATCCTTCCTGAGG GTTTCCCCTGTGTTGCGACTCCCCACGTGTACCAAGCACTGATGGATGCCGCCAAGGAACTCGGAATTGAGGCCGCCTCTGGCATCGGCGTCACACAAGATTACTTCTACCAAAACGGTATTCTGCCATCGAAGCTGGAAATGTATTCCAAGTGCTGCGACGTTATCGACATGGAGATGTCCGGTGTCCTCGGTCTGTGCCAGGCTCGTGGCATCGCGACGTGTGGCATCCTTGCTGTGGACGGGTCTCCGCTTCAGTGGGATGAA GGTGACTATGACGCAACTGGAGTGAAGGCAACCACTGGGAAGGAGAACATGATCAAGATTACTCTCAAGGCATGTGCGAATCTGCGTCGCCAGTACTAA
- a CDS encoding shikimate dehydrogenase substrate binding domain-containing protein (encoded by transcript TGME49_307040), whose amino-acid sequence MTPASGPGFRVILVQKEKHVGQLPHAKLAPPAQEDASLFYECCSSNTEQHQRSCLLSNGIRDTERYGFIGLRREADTNAGDCSSGEAAYPEVDSPITGVNSYTSGGNAYPVFVGDRVLESRDSVDPQLLQCLLMGASGTTSSVTSLHFFVDGSLPRHHLHLIESFANRLGCAECLPVRCAGVESAAVSLASSQQLPPKTQSQGTLGLTTGSPRPATQAASTHEQLRSSQTGLSSLRQRPARLWFLKGELGEGLKCRHALTEVQDALLFGNPNHSRCAQYITIPSSRLPSGEGNHRASACSHAFGGPHVRPLVEPRDAGATAARIPLDRQSLVFAVGGGTVCDLVAFAASTVLRGVKCVLVPTTLLAAIDASVGGKNGIDVGAAKNCLGTFTHPHAVLVHLPFIRSLPPRHFANGMAEVIKIATTSSSKLFDFLSRVDPAALVAPVSDSLESCATGVSNNHLRTLPPASPPRGPSDAEPLEGHGTLNCAQQDRLPQTPNEEPVFESSGVCSVDPEDAAAPIAEGVVQMDRSNTAPRRHFADSSVHAGGMNNALETVVLAAIQLKAAVVAEDFRESGKRQILNFGHTIGHGIEMLFRSSDWLHGECVAVGMVLELLLLRLLGLVSPLVSIRVQRLLRKFSLPCSAPLSRDGADEAFRLILTHDKKNRDGNIFITYVQDVGSTHPRHVTAVPRELVRLVLSPVLAVAPPRTCVPCSSLRSQTGDTTTRLRFDAVVSLPGSKSVANRVLLLAALRHCFIRSFRQCMQDRRPSRKQFALCNLPAAVDVVVMVHALQQLGLYGQFDFVASPSSPSFDVKVQIPLSACEASQSSHSGYFDPLAFADVSKGCLRLWVGDSGTASRFLLPFVAFLLGFHHCLRRSHCDHEGGPSSSHHTEDVNSQREKVTVGRLPHVQSVVVDGGEQLRRRPMGSLAEAVCRLIRGCRVSYLKSHGCLPIQLTIDEKVTAEESTVVDGREAQYSNVQTVPQLMSHVFTDMTEWHVSASESSQFGSALLMLAPLAPSTVQVCLNVRDELQDTPSQEPRSRVAGVRVRSLRTPKEAKGLLLPSSPEVARTALSHRKHMREECRTESAEVRSAGEGDSAVRRLSADPPSAAARPFPFVWMTQRLMSQWGFDVSEISSNVYRVCSIWSRVGGGFEKYQDSAERLARRRNLAGLQERESAPQRSADNVDEQAPSFEAAAKQPSPERGCPEGTCQHRGDDQSGQDSERAFKDSFDHPEWMVEADATAASYFMAMAAVAGGRVHMNVDRSTSLQGDIAFAEMLPHFGCSVSQRYGCPHQLFPHVRLNKSSAGSIPCRCPPHCPGSGNPSGEADADATGKATENISKATECQCCSGAWLTVESTSGGLQRAWGSTELKADLHSCVPLSLGTVDDCPDTPQDPKTQTPVKGAQPAECGETPTQQQLRVEGPQAVGEDCPSREASRKLVEIPVTPSCSTGSPVYDQVLTLDLSRMQDCFMTCAVLAASASRGTSPSNDHSDMRVDSKGAATDTQHQLQASVAKRPLFRLIAGRTARLKESDRIAAAARGLKTTGFHVDELSDGLLIYQVSPLPPGRSTVTPALTAREKNEDECQDISEVGGRGSRRDCPSAEDTMDVETSQQLELVAVESESDHRVAMSFAILGLVRTDVGIRDWQCVDKTFADFWYECKERIGMQLYAPPLRGFEESGQPVQAARESHSRDRSTSRSEGANRSMQAISNRMPEGSSSDNMVILQSSIRNRQAVSSPDQEMVTHVTASDPRQHETELIARRCGCDLRRISSTRLCETKHAPRNESVTREQLQRYFVICPPGCPAPSLVPVIGAHPSAVTPLPHSSKCHSLIHKPPAAPADQRTPEQPLKLLLQVLLVVGMRGVGKSVLGKLAALERGWAFFDLDVVLEAWLRDREDATRAPVDGRAERQGRTGIDLSGTTDASLLDLDRLHVFIEEEGMPAFRQVESQALAFLLSAVRRTQLRNGSSRPPCSAEVGAGAQSDEELCVGGEQNTTEELGAAFNSVAKEVFEGRKENNADGNPHSDATLQEFLMRCEALGLFRCRSGGCVVSCGGGVIESDEAVRALESEPLVVWIKTTEQETVERALRKEGQTPSYFQTAKKARRCHVADHEGDPSDSTGAGQAERPSEKGSRYVPAAPYREKVRMLYWERAVRYKKVAKFEFWTPPVQELLEGLDPFELSFWPALGDSKTFAQPPGSSAGAASDSVSPVASPSSSTSAALPLPPIPTDMAIRLALLHSKEAPKLSLYLRAVYKVWQLFLFALLGPPLPVTPASCFAVCEEVLTWSAGEHRGHSRPQSGRQGPPEPKACPPDAGHRGSSPCLVAPGSEATSLSLTIDEASCQNRCSSQSESGASPRADGASWTAGENVTRRRGSVNTVLARWLEESRYVDVVELRADCLPTLEAVERQVFYLRLLTGKPVIFTLRTQQDGGRFGPGSPLYRETVGLLSETSDESKTTEAQVVGAFPKDVGTEGSAHVSQGPSSTNCSGPRVGGRKEASNQACSDSGRTTARSATCLKTELVGQVQTSFFLPSKSSPSMALSVDEAELDPVAEAAAYVSTLARASRLGFDWIDVETRMVERLQTGEERVITEERKELWARAASGIATPYSGEDSHVFSPEQNVERSRHGSVAFASATPPTIPENGFAGNFGLSKEAESSLLRRARRQFIEDLLMATPPGGRYIASLHVEWLSSDPITMFYKNCLSSVSRCYAAVSKVVLLPSRSRLQAQTHLQGNACALDTSLLSTKEIKLTNLQVSCLKQDATELGDGEEAVTHLLRSLRMENGSRVQSDNTDARSAVDAQSRAPLHPNDEVLECVERQINRPLILLQSGPAGRRSRIENRCFTPTCLAGQDSTNAYGQLSAVQLWEHRRRLSLPCVNFFLFGYPTMLSPSPTIHNAIFECKRAVSRSCAFSLFPPAAVQRQMQQIKCPAREVDTCQSLCGLHATETAAHATRHPSAKLITYRQLPGRETEKYATMLVEQMTWQFLRAAPLHAFGGAAVTLPLKETLLPLLSRIDPVAKRIKAVNTIYRDKVNGTLCGANTDYAAIVKAILCRCDKVGTVPGTALCELPEEVFKERPLVVEMAYNPVLTPLIKRACGAGCAVVHGIELFVWQALIQSRYWVTSQGPVDVNANEREVPSNYPNQAETIIHCTMGKTCEYQKFLIARWLDTPEGRSYRPIDLRPAELREVLKRVETFYRNVIDVDRLVTLRGENFFV is encoded by the exons AACTAGGCGAGGGCCTGAAATGCCGCCACGCGCTGACCGAGGTTCAAGacgctcttcttttcggcAACCCGAACCATAGTCGATGTGCCCAGTATATCACGATCCCGTCTAGCCGTTTGCCGAGTGGCGAGGGAAACCATCGAGCGTCTGCATGCTCCCACGCCTTCGGTGGCCCTCATGTTCGGCCGCTGGTGGAACCTCGGGATGCAGGAGCGACAGCGGCGCGTATCCCTCTCGATCGACAAAGCCTTGTCTTCGCAGTGGGCGGAGGGACGGTGTGCGATCTGGTGGCATTTGCAGCTTCTACGGTGCTTAGGGGTGTTAAATGTGTGCTGGTTCCCACCACTCTGCTAGCAGCCATTGATGCATCCGTCGGAG GGAAGAATGGCATTGACGTCGGGGCAGCGAAGAACTGCCTGGGAACGTTCACTCACCCGCACGCTGTCTTGGTTCATTTGCCTTTTATTCGGTCCTTGCCACCACGACATTTTGCGAATGGCATGGCCGAGGTCATCAAAATCG CAACAACAAGCAGCAGTAAGTTATTCGATTTCCTCAGTCGTGTCGACCCGGCGGCACTTGTCGCTCCTGTCTCGGATTCTTTGGAGAGTTGCGCAACTGGCGTATCAAACAACCATCTTCGGACACTACCGCCTGCATCACCGCCTCGAGGACCTTCTGACGCAGAGCCGCTGGAAGGCCATGGCACACTCAATTGTGCACAGCAGGATCGTCTCCCGCAAACTCCTAATGAGGAACCTGTATTTGAATCATCCGGTGTCTGCTCTGTGGATCCCGAAGATGCAGCTGCACCTATCGCTGAAGGGGTAGTGCAGATGGACCGGTCCAACACTGCCCCTAGACGACACTTCGCAGATTCtagcgtgcatgcaggcggcATGAACAACGCCTTGGAGACCGTTGTCCTAGCTGCCATACAACTGAAAGCGGCGGTTGTCGCGGAAGACTTCCGTGAGAGCGGGAAACGGCAGATTCTGAACTTCGGGCACACCATCGGCCATGGGATCGAGATGCTGTTCAGGAGCTCTGACTg GCTCCACGGAGAGTGTGTTGCAGTGGGCATGGTTCTTgagcttctgcttctgcgtctgctgggTCTTGTTTCTCCACTCGTCAGCATTCGAGTTCAACGGCTTCTGCGCAagttctctcttccatgTTCTGCCCCTCTGTCTCGTGACGGTGCAGACGAGGCTTTCAGACTGATTTTGACACACGATAAAAAGAACCGCGATGGAAACATTTTTATTACTTACGTTCAAGACGTTGGCTCGACTCATCCCCGTCATGTCACAGCAGTGCCTCGGGAGCTCGTGCGCCTGGTGCTGTCGCCTGTGTTGGCTGTGGCGCCTCCGAGAACGTGTGTACCTTGCTCCAGTCTTCGCTCGCAGACAGGCGACACTACCACTCGTCTCCGTTTTGACGCTGTTGTCTCGCTCCCAG GATCCAAATCTGTGGCGAATCGTGTCCTTCTGCTGGCTGCCCTTCGCCACTGTTTCATTCGTTCCTTTcgccagtgcatgcaagacCGCCGTCCGTCAAGGAAGCAGTTCGCCCTCTGCAATCTGCCCGCCGCTGTAGACGTTGTCGTCATGGTTCATGCCCTTCAACAGCTCGGGCTGTATGGACAATTCGACTTCGTAGCGT CTCCGTCGTCTCCATCGTTTGACGTGAAAGTCCAGATTCCGCTATCCGCATGCGAAGCCTCCCAGTCGTCGCATTCGGGGTATTTTGAccctctcgctttcgccgATGTATCG AAAGGGTGCCTTCGTCTTTGGGTTGGCGACAGCGGCACGGCGTCTCGCTTCCTGCTGCCGTTCgttgctttccttctcggcttccATCATTGCCTCCGCCGTTCTCACTGCGATCACGAAGGCGgtccgtcttcgtcgcatCACACCGAGGATGTGAattcacagagagagaaagtgacgGTCGGGCGTCTCCCTCATGTTCAGAGCGTAGTCGTTGACGGAGGGGAGCAACTCAGAAGGCGTCCAATGGGTTCTTTGGCTGAAGCAGTCTGCCGGCTCATCAGAGGATGCAGGGTGTCATATCTGAAGAGTCACGGCTGCCTACCCATCCAACTGACCATTGACGAGAAGGTGACGGCCGAGGAGTCGACGGTGGTAGATGGTCGAGAGGCGCAGTATTCGAATGTCCAGACAGTGCCACAGTTGATGTCTCACGTGTTTACAGACATGACGGAATGGCATGTGTCTGCTTCAGAAAGCTCCCAGTTCGGTTCTGCTTTGTTGATGCTTGCCCCGCTTGCCCCCTCCACTGTTCAAGTTTGCCTCAATGTGAGGGATGAACTACAAGACACACCGTCTCAGGAACCGCGCAGCCGTGTCGCAGGGGTTCGAGTGCGTAGTCTGCGGACTccgaaagaagcgaagggtTTGTTGTTGCCGAGCTCTCCAGAAGTCGCGAGGACTGCACTCTCTCACCGAAAACACATGCGTGAGGAATGCAGGACAGAGTCTGCAGAAGTCAGATCTGCGGGAGAGGGCGACTCTGCCGTAAGGCGTCTGTCTGCGGATCCTCCGTCAGCTGCAGCTAGACCTTTCCCTTTTGTCTGGATGACTCAACGGTTGATGAGTCAGTGGGGGTTTGATGTTTCAGAGATATCTTCGAACGTTTACCGGGTCTGCTCGATTTGGTCCCGCGTCGGTGGGGGATTCGAAAAGTACCAGGATAGCGCGGAGCGGttggcgaggagaagaaaccttGCAGGCCTAcaggaaagggagagcgcTCCACAGAGAAGTGCAGACAACGTCGACGAGCAGGCGCCTTCTTTTGAGGCAGCTGCCAAGCAGCCTTCGCCAGAGCGCGGATGTCCTGAGGGGACATGTCAGCACCGGGGGGATGACCAAAGTGGacaagacagcgagagggcATTCAAAGACTCTTTTGATCACCCAGAATGGATGGTGGAAGCTGACGCTACGGCTGCTTCGTATTTTATGGCGATGGCAGCTGTAGCCGGAGGACGCGTTCATATGAATGTAGATAG GTCAACATCACTTCAGGGAGACATCGCGTTTGCTGAGATGCTTCCACATTTTGGCTGCTCAGTCTCGCAACGATATGGCTGTCCGCACCAGCTCTTTCCCCATGTGAGACTCAACAAATCGAGCGCTGGGTCGATCCCGTGTCGCTGTCCCCCGCATTGCCCAGGAAGCGGCAACCCCTCTGGCGAGGCTGACGCAGATGCGACAGgcaaggcgacagagaatATCTCAAAAGCCACGGAGTGCCAGTGTTGTTCCGGAGCATGGCTCACTGTTGAGAGCACTTCTGGTGGACTACAGCGGGCCTGGGGTTCCACGGAGCTGAAGGCAGATCTACATTCTTGcgttccgctgtctctcggtACTGTAGATGATTGTCCTGACACACCGCAAGACCCGAAAACTCAAACTCCAGTAAAGGGCGCGCAGCCTGCCGAATGTGGGGAAACCCCGACACAACAACAGCTCAGAGTTGAAGGCCCCCAAGCCGTGGGTGAGGACTGTCCCTCCCGTGAGGCGTCGCGCAAACTGGTGGAAATCCCCGTCACACCATCGTGTTCCACAGGTTCCCCGGTGTACGATCAGGTCCTGACTCTTGATCTAAGCCGGATGCAGGACTGCTTCATGACATGCGCTGTCCTAGCGGCGAGCGCGAGCCGAGGAACATCGCCGAGCAACGACCACTCAGACATGCGAGTCGATTCAAAGGGCGCAGCGACAGACACGCAGCACCAGCTGCAAGCGTCCGTGGCGAAACGCCCACTCTTCCGCCTTATTGCTGGTCGGACGGCAAGACTGAAAGAGAGTGATCGGATCGCGGCCGCCGCGCGGGGCTTGAAGACGACCGGCTTTCATGTCGACGAGCTCTCTGATGGACTGCTCATTTACCAAGTGTCTCCGTTGCCTCCCGGAAGATCCACAGTCACACCAGCGTTAAcagcgcgcgagaagaatgAAGATGAGTGCCAAGACATCAGTGAAGTTGGTGGCAGGGGAAGTAGACGAGATTGTCCGAGCGCCGAGGACACGATGGACGTGGAGACGAGCCAACAACTGGAGCTGGTCGCTGTAGAAAGCGAGTCCGACCATAGAGTGGCAATGAGTTTCGCCATCCTCGGACTGGTCCGCACGGATGTTGGAATAAGAGAC TGGCAGTGCGTCGACAAAACCTTTGCAGATTTCTGGTACGAATGCAAGGAACGCATTGGCATGCAGTTATACGCTCCCCCTTTGAGGGGTTTTGAAGAGAGCGGACAACCTGTACAGGCCGCCCGAGAATCGCATTCCCGAGACCGTTCGACATCACGAAGTGAAGGGGCAAACCGGTCGATGCAGGCGATCTCCAACAGGATGCCGGAAGGCAGCTCCAGTGACAACATGGTGATTCTACAGTCTAGCATCCGCAATCGACAGGCGGTATCTTCGCCTGATCAAGAAATGGTGACGCATGTGACTGCGTCAGATCCTCGACAACATGAAACTGAGTTGATTGCCAGGCGATGCGGATGCGACCTTCGACGGATAAGCAGCACCCGCCTGTGTGAAACCAAACACGCTCCGCGCAACGAATCTGTGACTCGCGAACAGCTCCAGAGATATTTCGTCATCTGCCCCCCTGGCTGTCCTGCGCCTTCCCTTGTCCCAGTCATTGGAGCACACCCAA GCGCTGTGACACCCCTTCCACATTCTAGTAAATGCCATTCGCTCATTCACAAACCTCCGGCCGCGCCCGCTGACCAACGTACGCCGGAGCAGCCACTTAAGCTATTGCTTCAGGTGCTTCTGGTCGTCGGCATGCGAGGAGTTGGAAAGAGCGTCTTAGGCAAGCTCGCGGCCCTCGAACGAGGGTGGGCTTTCTTCGACCTCGATGTGGTGCTTGAGGCGTGGCTGAGAGACCGCGAAGACGCGACGCGCGCCCCCGTGGATGGTAGAGCTGAACGACAGGGCAGAACAGGCATCGACCTCTCGGGAACAACAGATGCGTCCCTCCTGGATCTTGATAGACTGCATGTCTTcatcgaagaggaagggatgCCCGCCTTTAGACAAGTCGAAAGCCAGGCTCTCGCATTCCTGTTGTCGGCCGTGCGAAGGACACAACTGCGGAACGGTTCCTCCCGCCCACCCTGTTCCGCCGAAGTTGGCGCAGGCGCCCAGTCTGACGAAGAGTTATGCGTAGGCGGCGAGCAAAACACGACCGAGGAATTGGGTGCTGCTTTCAATTCTGTGGCCAAAGAGGTTTTCGAAGGCCGGAAAGAAAATAACGCAGACGGAAATCCTCATTCCGACGCAACACTACAAGAATTTCTAATGAGGTGCGAGGCACTGGGACTCTTCAGGTGCCGTAGTGGCGGCTGTGTAGTCTCGTGCGGAGGCGGTGTGATTGAAAGTGACGAAGCAGTGAGGGCTCTCGAATCCGAGCCACTTGTTGTGTGGATCAAAACGACGGAGCAGGAAACGGTGGAACGCGCCTTACGAAAGGAG GGTCAGACACCTTCGTACTTccagacggcgaagaaagcCAGAAGGTGCCATGTTGCTGACCACGAGGGTGACCCTTCAGACAGCACTGGTGCcggacaggcagagagacccAGTGAGAAAGGATCGAGGTACGTGCCAGCTGCACCGTACCGAGAGAAAGTTCGGATGCTATACTGGGAACGCGCCGTGCGATACAAGAAAGTTGCAAAGTTTGAATTCTGGACTCCGCCTGTCCAGGAGCTTCTAGAAGGGCTTGACCCCTTTGAACTCTCCTTCTGGCCCGCGCTTGGGGACTCAAAGACATTTGCGCAGCCCCCGGGATCCTCCGCGGGCGCAGCATCTGACTCTGTTTCGCCTGTGGCATCACCTTCGTCCTCCACCTCTGCTGCATTGCCCTTGCCCCCCATCCCAACGGACATGGCCATCCGGCTTGCACTCTTGCATTCGAAGGAGGCTCCGAAGCTCTCGCTGTACCTGAGAGCGGTCTACAAAGTCTGGcaactcttcctcttcgctctgttAGGCCCGCCGTTGCCAGTCACGCCGGCGAGTtgtttcgctgtctgcgaAGAGGTGCTGACCTGGTCAGCAGGTGAACACAGAGGCCACAGCCGACCTCAGAGCGGGAGGCAGGGTCCTCCTGAACCCAAAGCTTGTCCTCCAGATGCGGGTCACCGCGGGTCTTCTCCGTGTTTGGTCGCACCAGGTTCTGAGGCGACTTCTCTTAGTCTGACGATCGATGAGGCAAGCTGTCAAAATCGGTGCAGCTCTCAGTCAGAGTCCGGCGCTTCTCCTCGGGCGGACGGAGCCTCATGGACAGCTGGGGAGAATGTGACACGACGCCGTGGCAGCGTGAACACCGTGTTGGCCAGGTGGCTCGAAGAGAGCAG ATATGTGGACGTCGTGGAGTTGAGGGCAGACTGTTTGCCAACACTCGAAGCCGTCGAAAGGCAGGTGTTCTACCTCAG GCTCCTCACTGGCAAACCCGTTATCTTCACGCTGCGGACTCAACAGGACGGAGGCAGATTCGGTCCCGGTAGCCCCTTGTACAGAGAAACCgtcggtcttctctctgaaacATCCGACGAAAGCAAAACGACAGAGGCCCAGGTGGTCGGCGCCTTTCCCAAAGACGTCGGTACCGAGGGGTCGGCGCATGTGTCTCAAGGTCCCTCATCCACGAACTGCAGCGGACCCAGGGTTGGAGGACGAAAGGAAGCTTCGAACCAGGCGTGCAGCGACAGCGGTCGAACCACCGCACGTTCAGCAACGTGCTTGAAAACAGAGCTCGTGGGGCAGGTTCAGacgtcgttttttctcccgtcGAAGTCCTCCCCGTCAATGGCTTTGTCTGTGGACGAGGCAGAGTTGGACCCTGTTGCCGAGGCTGCTGCGTATGTGAGTACGCTTGCTCGAGCCAGCCGACTGGGTTTCGACTGGATTGATGTTGAGACCCGGATGGTGGAGCGGCTGCAAACAGGCGAAGAGCGCGTCATAACCGAAGAACGGAAAGAGTTGTGGGCGCGAGCTGCCAGCGGTATCGCGACCCCGTACTCAGGTGAAGACTCACACGTGTTTTCTCCAGAACAGAACGTGGAACGCTCGAGGCATGGTAGCGTCGCATTCGCATCTGCCACGCCGCCAACTATTCCAGAAAATGGATTTGCAGGCAACTTTGGGCTttcgaaagaagcagagagttCACTACTGCGGAGGGCACGGCGACAGTTCATTGAGGATCTTCTCATGGCCACGCCGCCGGGAGGTCGATACATCGCTTCACTTCATGTGGAGTGGTTAAGCTCCGATCCAATCACAATGTTCTACAA GaactgtctttcttctgtctcgcgttgTTATGCCGCTGTATCAAAAGTCGTTCTGCTGCCCTCTCGATCACGGCTGCAAGCACAAACACATCTGCAAGGCAACGCTTGTGCCCTCGACACAAGCCTCCTCTCCACAAAGGAGATCAAGCTGACGAACTTGCAGGTATCATGTTTGAAGCAGGACGCCACGGAGCttggagacggcgaggaagctgTCACGCATTTGCTCAGATCCTTACGTATGGAGAACGGAAGCCGTGTTCAATCTGACAACACAGACGCCCGATCGGCAGTCGACGCGCAATCGCGGGCGCCGTTGCATCCCAATGACGAAGTGCTGGAATGCGTCGAGCGCCAGATAAATCGGCCTCTGATTCTTCTCCAGAGTGGCCCGGCGGGGAGGCGTTCTCGTATTGAAAACCGCTGCTTCACACCGACTTGCTTGGCAGGACAAGACAGTACGAAT GCCTACGGACAGTTGAGTGCAGTACAATTATGGGAACATCGGcgccgtctttctctgccatGCGtcaacttcttcctcttcggctACCCCACGATGCTTTCCCCGTCACCGACCATCCATAACGCCATTTTTGAATGCAAAAGGGCGGTCTCGAGAAGCTGCGCCTTCAGCCTCTTCCCGCCTGCAGCTGTGCAGAGGCAAATGCAGCAAATCAAGTGCCCAGCACGCGAAGTGGATACATGTCAGTCTCTGTGTGGTTTGCACGCCACAGAAACTGCTGCCCATGCGACGCGGCACCCAAGTGCCAAATTAATTACTTACCGACAACTTCCGGGCCGCGAAACGGAAAAATATGCCACGATGCTTGTTGAGCAGATGACGTGGCAGTTCTTGAGAGCCgcacctctgcatgcgtttggtGGGGCGGCTGTCACGCTCCCCCTCAAGGAAACCCTCTTGCCTCTTTTGAGTCGTATCGATCCAGTAGCGAAACGAATTAAGGCG GTTAACACCATCTACCGTGACAAAGTGAATGGCACTCTCTGCGGTGCAAACACGGACTATGCGGCTATTGTGAAGGCGATTCTCTGTCGATGCGACAAG GTCGGGACCGTGCCGGGGACAGCCCTTTGCGAGCTTCCAGAAGAAGTGTTCAAGGAGCGACCTCTCGTCGTTGAAATGGCGTATAATCCTGTGCTTACGCCACTCATTAAAAGG GCGTGTGGCGCGGGGTGTGCAGTGGTCCACGGAATCGAGCTTTTCGTGTGGCAGGCGTTGATTCAGTCTCGCTATTGGGTGACATCGCAAGGACCTGTTGATGTGAACGCCAACGAGCGGGAGGTGCCAAGCAATTACCCTAATCAAGCAGAAACAATCATACACTGCACGATGGGGAAGACGTGTGAGTACCAGAAATTCTTAATCGCGAGGTGGTTAGACACACCTGAAGGACGCTCATATCGTCCTATCGATCTGAGGCCTGCCGAACTTCGGGAGGTCCTCAAACGTGTCGAGACATTCTACAGGAATGTGATTGATGTCGACCGGCTTGTCACCCTCCGAGGGGAGAATTTCTTTGTTTGA